In the genome of Streptomyces sp. NBC_00190, one region contains:
- a CDS encoding TfoX/Sxy family protein: protein MTFDEGLAQRIREQLGEGPAALTEKRMFGGLAFLLHGNMTVGVVGDELIARVGPDRTAQALARPEARPMDFTGRPMRGWVTVGGPALAEDEVLRHWITAATEFARTLPTK from the coding sequence ATGACGTTCGACGAGGGACTCGCCCAGCGGATCCGGGAACAGCTGGGCGAGGGGCCTGCGGCACTCACCGAGAAGCGGATGTTCGGCGGCCTCGCCTTCCTGCTGCACGGAAACATGACGGTGGGGGTGGTCGGTGACGAGCTCATCGCCCGCGTGGGTCCGGACCGCACCGCCCAGGCCCTCGCCCGGCCGGAGGCCCGCCCCATGGATTTCACCGGCCGTCCGATGCGGGGCTGGGTGACGGTCGGCGGACCGGCTCTGGCAGAGGACGAGGTCCTGCGCCACTGGATCACGGCGGCGACGGAATTCGCCCGCACGCTCCCGACCAAGTGA
- a CDS encoding putative quinol monooxygenase — protein MIFIVVKFAVKPEYVEQWPDKVAEFTRATRAEPGNLWFEWSRSLEEPDTYVLVEAFQDGAAEAHVTSEHFRTALETMRPLVTRTPDIVSTTIEGATGWSRMGELQVD, from the coding sequence ATGATCTTCATCGTGGTGAAATTCGCCGTCAAGCCCGAATACGTGGAGCAGTGGCCCGACAAGGTCGCGGAGTTCACCCGCGCCACCCGCGCCGAGCCCGGCAATCTGTGGTTCGAGTGGTCGCGCAGCCTGGAGGAGCCCGACACCTACGTCCTGGTCGAGGCGTTCCAGGACGGGGCGGCGGAGGCGCACGTCACCTCTGAGCACTTCCGCACCGCCCTGGAAACCATGCGCCCCCTGGTCACCCGTACGCCCGACATCGTCAGCACCACCATCGAGGGCGCCACCGGCTGGAGCCGGATGGGCGAACTGCAGGTCGACTGA
- a CDS encoding response regulator transcription factor, giving the protein MSHTEPCPHVLVVEDDPTVAEVVSGYLARAGCTVEHAPDGPDALRRAAARWPDLVLLDLMLPGLDGLEVCRRLRATAPVPVIMLTALGDEDDRIAGLELGADDYVTKPFSPRELVLRVESVLRRSLGSRRQDPAPSRQVLRAGDVVLDPATRRAAKQGRELALTLREFDLLAHFLSHPGRAHGREELMREVWGWDFGDLSTVTVHVRRLRAKIEDDPAQPRLIQTVWGVGYRFETGEKETVS; this is encoded by the coding sequence ATGAGCCATACCGAACCGTGCCCCCATGTCCTGGTGGTCGAAGACGACCCGACGGTCGCGGAAGTCGTCTCCGGCTACCTCGCACGGGCCGGCTGCACCGTCGAGCACGCACCCGACGGCCCCGACGCCCTGCGCCGTGCCGCCGCCCGGTGGCCGGACCTGGTGCTCCTCGACCTGATGCTGCCCGGTCTCGACGGCCTGGAGGTGTGCCGGCGGCTGCGGGCGACAGCTCCGGTTCCCGTGATCATGCTGACGGCGCTCGGCGACGAGGACGACCGGATCGCGGGCCTGGAGCTCGGGGCCGACGACTACGTCACCAAACCCTTCAGCCCGAGGGAACTCGTCCTGCGGGTCGAATCCGTCCTGCGCCGCAGCCTCGGCAGCCGGCGGCAGGACCCCGCCCCGTCCCGGCAGGTCCTCCGGGCGGGCGACGTGGTGCTCGACCCCGCGACCCGGCGCGCGGCCAAGCAGGGGCGCGAACTGGCTTTGACGCTCAGGGAGTTCGACCTCCTCGCCCACTTCCTGTCGCACCCTGGACGGGCACACGGACGCGAGGAACTGATGCGCGAGGTGTGGGGCTGGGACTTCGGCGACCTGTCCACGGTCACCGTTCACGTGCGCCGACTCCGGGCGAAGATCGAGGACGACCCCGCCCAGCCCCGGCTGATCCAGACCGTATGGGGCGTCGGATACCGCTTCGAGACCGGGGAAAAGGAGACCGTGTCGTGA
- a CDS encoding VOC family protein produces MKWTLEVVLVPVTDLDRAKEFYAGWLGFTVDVDAEVSPGVRVIQMTPPGSRCSIAMERGLPPAPGTKAMAPGALQGLQLCVTDIEAARAELVERGVDVSPVRHVGASGWMDGKGGTWNSFMSFQDPDGNGWVVQEAPSELSER; encoded by the coding sequence ATGAAGTGGACGCTCGAAGTCGTGCTGGTCCCCGTCACCGACCTGGACCGGGCGAAGGAGTTCTATGCCGGCTGGCTCGGCTTCACGGTGGACGTCGACGCCGAGGTCTCCCCCGGTGTGCGCGTCATCCAGATGACTCCGCCCGGCTCGCGGTGTTCGATCGCGATGGAACGCGGGTTGCCCCCGGCGCCCGGTACGAAAGCGATGGCGCCGGGCGCGCTGCAAGGCCTTCAACTCTGTGTCACGGACATCGAGGCGGCACGCGCGGAGCTGGTCGAGCGGGGCGTGGACGTCTCCCCGGTCCGCCACGTCGGCGCGTCGGGCTGGATGGACGGCAAGGGCGGGACCTGGAACTCGTTCATGTCCTTCCAGGACCCGGACGGCAACGGCTGGGTGGTCCAGGAGGCCCCGTCGGAGCTGTCGGAACGCTGA
- a CDS encoding sensor histidine kinase, with product MKDVLLIALFALGGAGGAGLVGALALRLVRHRSVAVSLFVVAAVTVTAMLAGTLAVAEAMFLSRHDLWVVTVVVAVAAVVALATAMLLGRWVVARSRELAVAARDFGDGGRFAAPRTGATAELAALSRELAATSAKLDASRKREQALEASRRELVAWISHDLRTPLAGLRAMAEALEDGVAADPARYHRQIRTEVDRLNSMVTDLFELSRIHAGALSLNPSRISLYDLVDDALSGADPLAREHGVRLVGEGVAAVPVDVDGKEMARVIANLLVNAIRHTPADGTVAVTAEGRADGVVLSVTDGCGGIPEEDLARVFDTGWRGSEARTPPAGAGLGLAIVRGIVEAHAGRTHVRNVPGGCRFEVTLPVAAPA from the coding sequence GTGAAGGACGTCCTGCTCATCGCCCTCTTCGCGCTCGGCGGCGCGGGCGGCGCGGGGCTCGTCGGTGCGCTCGCCCTGCGCCTGGTCCGCCACCGTTCGGTCGCGGTGTCCCTCTTCGTGGTCGCCGCGGTCACGGTCACCGCGATGCTGGCCGGCACGCTGGCCGTCGCCGAGGCGATGTTCCTGTCCCGGCACGACCTGTGGGTGGTCACCGTGGTCGTGGCCGTGGCTGCCGTCGTCGCACTGGCCACCGCCATGCTGCTCGGCCGCTGGGTCGTCGCCCGCAGCCGCGAACTGGCCGTCGCCGCCCGCGACTTCGGTGACGGTGGCCGGTTCGCGGCCCCCCGGACCGGAGCCACCGCCGAACTGGCCGCGCTCTCCCGGGAACTGGCCGCGACCAGCGCCAAGCTCGACGCGTCCCGGAAGCGGGAGCAGGCCCTGGAGGCCTCACGGCGCGAGCTCGTCGCCTGGATCTCGCACGACCTCCGGACCCCGCTCGCCGGACTGCGGGCGATGGCCGAGGCCCTGGAGGACGGCGTGGCCGCCGACCCCGCCCGCTACCACCGGCAGATCCGCACGGAGGTCGACCGGCTCAACTCCATGGTCACCGACCTCTTCGAACTCTCCCGCATCCACGCCGGAGCGCTCAGCCTCAACCCCAGCCGGATCTCGCTCTACGACCTCGTGGACGACGCCCTCTCCGGGGCCGATCCGCTCGCCCGGGAACACGGCGTGCGGCTGGTGGGGGAAGGGGTGGCCGCCGTACCGGTTGACGTCGACGGCAAGGAGATGGCCCGGGTCATCGCCAACCTCCTGGTCAACGCAATCCGCCACACGCCGGCCGACGGCACCGTCGCCGTCACGGCGGAGGGCCGGGCGGACGGGGTCGTCCTGTCCGTGACCGACGGCTGCGGCGGCATTCCGGAGGAGGATCTCGCGCGGGTCTTCGACACCGGCTGGCGCGGCAGCGAGGCCCGTACACCGCCCGCCGGGGCGGGACTGGGTCTGGCGATCGTCCGCGGCATCGTCGAGGCGCACGCCGGCCGGACCCACGTACGCAACGTCCCGGGCGGCTGCCGCTTCGAGGTCACCCTCCCGGTGGCGGCACCCGCCTGA
- a CDS encoding DM13 domain-containing protein, with amino-acid sequence MTVTATQAKRRGRIRAGALIAVVVLGAGLYWFQPWKLWQDQTVKETLPTATATAAPRSSGPAPSGPQVIAEGTLISHEHATTGTVKLIRLPDGSRTLRLENLDTSNGPDLRVWLTDAPVKEGTAGWRVFDDGKYVSLGKLKGNKGDQNYEIPADVNLADYTSVTIWCDRFDVSFGAAALTSA; translated from the coding sequence ATGACGGTGACAGCGACACAGGCGAAGCGGCGGGGACGGATACGGGCCGGGGCACTGATCGCGGTGGTGGTGCTCGGCGCCGGGCTCTACTGGTTCCAGCCGTGGAAGCTGTGGCAGGACCAGACGGTCAAGGAGACCTTGCCGACCGCCACCGCCACCGCGGCGCCGCGATCCTCCGGACCGGCACCGTCCGGCCCGCAGGTCATCGCCGAGGGCACCCTGATCAGCCACGAGCACGCCACCACCGGGACGGTGAAACTGATCCGGCTGCCCGACGGCTCCCGCACTCTGCGCCTGGAGAACCTCGACACCAGCAATGGTCCCGACCTACGGGTATGGCTGACCGATGCGCCGGTGAAGGAGGGCACGGCCGGCTGGCGGGTGTTCGACGACGGCAAGTACGTGAGCCTGGGCAAGCTCAAGGGCAACAAGGGCGACCAGAACTACGAGATCCCGGCCGATGTGAACCTGGCCGACTACACCAGCGTCACCATCTGGTGCGACCGCTTCGACGTCTCCTTCGGCGCGGCGGCTCTGACCTCGGCCTGA
- a CDS encoding NAD-dependent epimerase/dehydratase family protein: MRVLVTGGAGFIGSHIVTALKGRGHDPLVLDALLPAAHPEKPPLPDAEFLRADVRDADAVRAALRGVDAVCHQAAMVGLGKDFADAPAYVGANDLGTAVLLAEMAAAGVHQLVLAGSMVVYGEGRYECPRHGVVRPGPRQAADLTAGRFEPRCPSCGAELAPGLVGEDAPADPRNVYATTKLAQEHLAAAWARCVDGRAVALRYHNVYGPGMPRDTPYAGVASFFRSSLARGEAPQVFEDGAQRRDFVHVGDVAAANVVALEAAGAGPAGTLTAYNTGSGEPHTVGEMAAALASAHGGPAPVVTGEFRLGDVRHITADSGRLRRELGWRPAVGFAEGMTEFALAGQRASAGAVR, from the coding sequence ATGCGCGTACTCGTCACAGGAGGAGCCGGGTTCATCGGCTCCCACATCGTCACCGCCCTGAAGGGCCGGGGGCACGACCCCCTCGTCCTCGATGCCCTGCTGCCCGCCGCCCATCCCGAGAAACCGCCCCTGCCGGACGCCGAGTTCCTCCGGGCGGACGTACGGGACGCGGACGCCGTGCGGGCCGCGCTGCGCGGGGTGGACGCCGTGTGCCACCAGGCGGCCATGGTCGGGCTCGGCAAGGACTTCGCGGACGCCCCGGCCTACGTCGGCGCCAACGACCTCGGGACGGCGGTGCTGCTGGCGGAGATGGCCGCGGCCGGAGTCCACCAGCTCGTCCTGGCCGGGTCGATGGTGGTGTACGGGGAGGGCCGGTACGAGTGCCCGCGCCACGGGGTGGTGCGGCCCGGGCCCAGGCAAGCGGCGGATCTGACGGCCGGCCGGTTCGAACCCCGCTGCCCCAGCTGCGGAGCCGAGCTCGCACCGGGCCTGGTCGGCGAGGACGCGCCGGCGGATCCGCGCAACGTGTACGCCACGACGAAGCTCGCGCAGGAGCACCTGGCCGCGGCCTGGGCCCGGTGCGTGGACGGCCGGGCGGTGGCCCTGCGGTACCACAACGTGTACGGGCCGGGCATGCCGCGCGACACCCCGTACGCCGGGGTCGCGTCGTTCTTCCGCTCCTCGCTGGCCCGGGGCGAGGCTCCGCAGGTCTTCGAGGACGGCGCGCAGCGGCGGGACTTCGTCCATGTCGGGGACGTGGCCGCGGCGAACGTGGTGGCCTTGGAGGCCGCCGGTGCAGGGCCCGCGGGCACCCTGACCGCGTACAACACGGGAAGCGGGGAACCGCACACGGTCGGGGAGATGGCAGCGGCGCTGGCCTCGGCGCACGGGGGGCCCGCTCCCGTCGTCACGGGCGAGTTCCGCCTCGGCGACGTCCGGCACATCACGGCAGACTCCGGCCGGCTGCGCCGTGAGCTGGGGTGGCGCCCGGCGGTCGGCTTCGCGGAGGGGATGACCGAGTTCGCTCTGGCCGGGCAGCGCGCCTCGGCGGGCGCCGTCCGCTGA
- a CDS encoding glycosyltransferase family 2 protein: protein MTVDVVLPCLNEAEALPWVLARIPSGWRPLVVDNGSTDGSAALARELGATVVEETRRGFGAACHAGLLAAEADVVCFCDCDASLDPGLLAGFVRAVSDGEADLVLGRRRPQGRGAWPAHARAGNLALSHMLRRRTGLRLRDLGPMRAARREALLGLDLTDRRSGYPLQMVVRAADAGWRVREVDVPYLPRSGKSKVTGTWRGTWQAVHDMRRVLAEAPRKPAADGVR from the coding sequence GTGACCGTAGATGTTGTACTCCCCTGTCTGAACGAGGCCGAGGCCCTGCCCTGGGTCCTCGCCCGCATCCCGTCCGGCTGGCGGCCGCTCGTCGTGGACAACGGATCCACCGACGGCTCCGCCGCCCTCGCCCGCGAGCTCGGCGCGACCGTGGTCGAGGAGACCCGCCGCGGCTTCGGCGCCGCCTGCCACGCCGGGCTGCTGGCCGCCGAGGCCGACGTGGTCTGCTTCTGCGACTGCGACGCCTCGCTCGACCCCGGCCTCCTCGCCGGTTTCGTCCGGGCGGTGTCGGACGGTGAGGCGGATCTGGTCCTCGGGCGGCGCCGCCCCCAGGGGCGGGGCGCCTGGCCCGCGCACGCCCGGGCCGGAAACCTCGCCCTGTCCCACATGCTGCGCCGGCGCACCGGACTGCGCCTGCGGGACCTCGGGCCGATGCGGGCCGCCCGCCGCGAGGCCCTGCTCGGGCTCGACCTGACCGACCGGCGCAGCGGATATCCGCTCCAGATGGTCGTCCGGGCCGCCGACGCGGGCTGGCGGGTGCGCGAAGTGGACGTCCCGTACCTCCCCCGGTCCGGGAAGTCCAAGGTGACCGGCACCTGGCGGGGCACCTGGCAGGCCGTGCACGACATGCGGCGCGTACTGGCGGAAGCCCCTCGCAAGCCGGCCGCGGACGGTGTCCGGTGA